In Nakaseomyces glabratus chromosome A, complete sequence, the DNA window AATATGTTGCATATCTGATACATCCCCAGAAACACCAACAATAGTGTTCTCACCAACAGGAATCAATCTCTCAACACCATTAAATCTCAGCAACGAGCCGTAAGCAGCCAGGTTATCAGCAGCAATAACAACTCCGTTGTTGTATTTCATCGATATAACGGATGTACCTGTGACAATTGGATCCTGTGTGTTCATCTTTGGAATACTGGCTTGTGCAATGGAATGATCGTATTGACCATATGTCTGCTCAGAGGGTCTACCCCAGCTAAAGGGATCGTGATTCATTTCTGCAAACTAGgttgttttctttattatttatcagTAATGTTAAAACAGATAacctgaaaaaaaaattgcgCTTGGTGGTGTTCTACTTGTAGTGCAAATTCCCTTTATTAGCGGTACTTGCAGTTGGCTTTCGGTTTTCTAGTTCAATTGAATTCACCGAGGTATGTCTCTTCAAGTTACAATCTAACACAACTTTATTACTTCTCTTTAAAGTAAACTACCACCCAATTACCAAGCTTACTAGAACTGTATTAGTTGCTTGAATCCATCTGAAGTTATAAGTTGCTAGTATGCTCACTCAAACTGCGTCACCCCATCCGCTTGCCATAGAAAGTGGCAAAATCCAAAATTCAGCAATTGCAAAAGAAGGGAGTGAAGGGAAAGttaaatattatcattatgTACGCATATAATATTAGCAGGTGTAGTACTGCCAACCAATATGATACTGATACGCTAGTTCATGTTACCGTTCCCATATATTCGAAGGTACTGTGTATTTAATACTAAAAAAATACACACTATATTCCAATTTGgtttatcaatttcttgttatctgattttttctttctgtattgttattgtaTACTCTATCTTTCCGCCAATAATCAGCAGACTCTAATTTCacatgttttttttatttatagatGTAGATATACACTCTTCTTGgcaataatatatatatcttcGTGGACTTTTGAAATGGACGAAAAATTATGCCTACTTGGTAACTGACATATAAGGTTGTCGGATATTTTATCGAAATCCAATCcatcaaaattttattaaacaACAACATACTGTTCTGGTTTTATAACAGTTATCTTGTCAAATGGCAATTCTTCGGCAGTTTCACTACCAACTACAGCGGAAATATCGACACCTACCATACTAGCTGATCCTTGAGCCTTTCCAGTGAATCCGATAGATAATGGGAACAGAGCATCTTCAAATTCGGCTTCAACCAACAAACTTACAACACCTGAACTTCCGTTTGGACAACTGTCTACCTTAATAGTGataccttcttcatcatctataGCAATAATCTCAGCATTACTGTCATCGCTGTCCTCATTAATTTTAACATTTTCTGTATACACCGGAACTTTAAACAGGATGTTTTCCAAGTCCTTTCTAGATTCGTATTCAATAGTGACTTCAAACAGACCATCGTTGTCACTCGATGGAGATACCCAAGTTGATACATCTAGCGGTATCAACGCCTTATCATCTGGAAGGCCGACCTTACGCCACCTCAATACACCTAAACTGTTATCATTGGATGGGAAGGACTTGCTGCTGTCTCTGAGACCAATGGTTTTAGAGCTAGTAAACACATTCTTGTCAATGTTTGGATGTGTTTTAAATTGGTAGGAATGATCCTTGACGTCCATAGAATCAGCCAGTTTGATTTTTGCCTGCGCTAGTTCTGGATCGTTAATGCGCAATTCCATAACACCCTTTAActcagaagatgaaataaCACCATCTCTAGTGATCTCGGCATTGATCGTTTCTTTGATGGTTATCAGAATACCGTTGTTCTGTGgtttatcttcttctggcTCAGCTGTTTGACCACGAGATGGTCTTGATGGAGTTGATATTTTCCTAGACATAGCTGGCTGAGCACCACCTCCAAGTTTCATACCTTTCATACCACGAGTAGTAGAGGCAACGTCATTGTCCAAGTTTTGGAAAGATTGTGGATGCTGTTGCTTTGAGTATGACTGTTGAGCAGCTGGAGAGGCGTGGCTGTAATAACTATTCAAAGCATTAGCAACATTTGGATCATTACTAGCCATGAACCTGTTTTGGCTGTTTGCAACCAAGTTAGCTGTTTCAAACTCTCCACCATAGATTCCCAACTTCCTCTCTTGCTCTTTTCTTGCAATTTCCTTTGCACGACGCTTTCTTTCCTCAGTtgcttcaatttctttattaCGTTCAATAATCTCCTGGATTCTTTCCTCGTGCGATTCCATGGCCAAGTATGTTTCAACTTGAGATATGCTCAAGTTCTCTTTGTAACCCATGGTGACGATCTCATCAAAAGAGCTCAAAATTTCGAAACtattatcaaatatctCTAGTTCATCATAACTAGCCAAGTATGAGTTCACAGTGGAAGAGAACAAGTTCAACGTAGATAAATCCTGAATGATGTTAGACTGACGATTCGTAATCAAGATGATGTAGTAGTTATCGAAGGGTCTATAAACGTACCTGACGTGTTCATCCTCCAAAAAAGTGTGATCTGAGGAAATATTGGAAACCAGACCTTGGAAGTTGGATAACAATTCCATGGTTCTCTCCTTGGTCAATTCCCTGAATTGACGCGACAATAAAGGCTTACCATTTCTAGTGGTAATTGATGCAGCTAATACAACCAttactcttcttcttttgttatCTGCAGTAATCTCTCgcaataaaataaaaactacCTAAGTTCCGCTTTGTAAAACTATGCTTGATCCGTTTCTTATTTGTTGTGTCCAATGGTGAAACTTACCCTATTTTCGTTGTACTTATTGTAGCAGCAAACACCTTTTATCAAAGACAgatatatcaataaaacAGCAAATTCAAGATATAACTCAATTGAATTGCTAATGACACGAATTTGATCAGGAATGATAACTGAGCCGGTATCACAAATccaaccaaaaaaaaattaaaaaaagcTTCCTTTGGTATTCACTTTCTTCACAGATATATCCAAAAGACCTGGTTAACACTGAGCTCAGCAATTTCCAAAAGTTTGTCTACTCCCTTTATGAATCAGAAAGTATCAAAGCACAATTAAAAACTCTGCCAACAATGCTACCAAAGTTTCCTAACCAGAGTGTCCTGTGTCCTGTGTCCTGTGTCCTGTGTCCTCtcttttgcttttttttttcttccctTCACTCCCTCCACTATACAAGGCTAGAAAGTGAAGAGAGCAAGCATTTCCGAGTGAAGTTTCGTGAAAATCCTCGGTGGAGGTCACATGACCCCCGGTCATCTGGAATCCCATGTGGCGTGTGGTGTGAGATGTCACATGTCTAACTGTAAGCTactaaataaaaattcGAAGTCGAAGGACTAATCTACAATAGAGGTGGACTTATTAAAGTGAAGCAggttgttgttcttgttgttgttgttgttgttccCTTGTTAGAGGATGTGATTACAGTGAACAAGCGTTGCAGTGTATAGTAAAAAAGTAAGTATCTCGTTTGCTGTATGTTGTGTAACTTGCCAGTTTGTAATATAATGACATACTTGGTCATTTTACAGAAATGGTGGTCTAACACTTGTGTCTCTGAACTTTCAGCAGAGGACACTCGTCCCATAGGACCCTTTCTCACATTGCAAGCTCCCAATTCATTCTTTTCAGtagttcttttttttttgtcaagCTTGTTTGACAAACTCTGGATGATTAGTTTCCGTGGGAACTTTACCTTCGCAGAAATCACTATTCGGTCAACTTCTTCAGTAATTCTTTACTATTATGTAACGGATGCGTGATGGGGACGGGGATGGCCCATTGgaaaaagaacaaactTGGGTAACCATTCATAGAATAGTATAACATATTAAGCTAGCAatcaattgtttttgaaCAGCTCTTCTTTTGACTCTCAATCGCTTTACTACCACTATTATAACATTAAGTATAATACCCACTTCtgaaaattaaaaaaacaaacacTATAAGCTAACAATGTCGGTATTATCTGATAGCGATACTGAAGCTGAAGTGGTTTCGAGAAACCTATGTGGTGTAGTGGATATTGGGTCCAATGGTATCAGATTCAGTATCTCTTCGAAGGCTCAACACCATGCCAGAATAATGCCATGCGTCTTCAAGGACAGACTGGGAATTTCACTATATGAAATACAGTATGAATCAGACACAGGTAAACAGATACCCATCCCGGACGATATCATAGATGAAATCGTATCTGCCATGAAAAGATTCAAACTTATATGCGAGGACTTCGGTGTCCCCCAATCTGGTGTACGTGTGATCGCCACTGAGGCCACTAGGTTGGCTTTGAACTGTGACCAATTCATAGACGCTATAGAATCGAGTACAGGCTGGGATGTCGAGTTGCTgtcaagagaagaagaggaaaaaatCGATGTATATGGTGTGGTGTCAtccttttattttgttaatGGGCTTTACCTGGACCTTGGTGGTGGAACTGTCAATTTATCGTGGTTGCAAACGGTTGACGGCGAAATCAAACGCTCCTCAACGTCTGTAGCATTGCCATATGGGGCCAGTGCCTTAACCAGGAGGAGCAATACTGAAGATAGAAGAGCATTGTTTCTGGAAATCAAAGAAGCTTTTAGAAAAGCAGTTGACGAAATCCAAATTCCAAACGATATGATACAAGAAGCTAAAAGAACTGGCGGTTTTACACTAATGGCCAGAGGTGGTGGCCTAAGGGGCATGGGCCATTTACTAATTTCTCAGAACCCTGACTACCCAGTTCAAACAATTATCAATGGTTATTCTTGCTCATATGACGAATTCGATGCCCTGACAGATTATCTATTTCTAAAGAAGAGATTACCaagcaacaacaaaatattcaaaGTCTCTGAGAAACGTCGATCACAGTTACCTGCCGTTGCACTATTAATGAGCGCTGTATTTGATGTATTGCCTAGAATAACAACTATATATTTCAGTGAAGGTGGTGTTAGAGAAGGTACATTATATTCTATTTTGCCAAGAGAAATTAGGGCACAGGATCCTCTTTTGATTTCTACGAGACCTTACGCTCCTCTTTTGGCAGATAAATACCTTCAGTTGTTACAGACCGCTCTACCAGAACATCAGATACCTGAGATTGTTTATCAAAGAGTGGCGCCGGCGCTTTGTAACCTAGCATTTATACATGCATCCTACCCTAAAGAACTTCAACCAACTGCTGCCTTACATGTAGCAACTAGAGGTATAATTGCAGGTTGCCATGGCCTATCACACAGAATACGAGCACTTATAGGGATAGCACTATGTAACAGATGGGGAGGTAATATACCGGAACCTGAAGAAAAGTATATGAAGGCCTTAGAGGATGTGGTATTGAACGACCATAACAAAATAGAGGCTAGAAGAGCTGTGTGGTGGACGAAATATGTTGGCACAATTATGTATGTCATCTGTGGTGTACACCCAGGTGGTAACATCCGTGAcaatgttttcaattttgcTGTGCTCAAGAAGAGGCCTCAACAAGGGCAAACTACAGAACAATCATCATCACACTTGAAGAGATCCAACAGCAGGACGATCGATGAGACTTTAGAGAATCAGATGGAATCATTGTCAATTCAATCTGGGGGTAATGCCAATAGGGAATTTGAAGTAGTGGTTAGGATAAGTAAAGATGATTTGAAGACGAGTGCCTCTGTACGCTCAAGAATTATAACTttacagaagaagatacgAAAACTATCAAGAGGAAGTCCAGAAAAAGTACGGATATCTGTACAATTCTCAGATAATTAAGCTATAGagtaataaataataacaatttaGCTGTGTAATGATTTGTTTCTTATAATTAAAGCACCAATCCTGTTTCTAACTGTTAAGAATTAAGCGGACGTAGATTTTACTAAAGTAATGAATATTCTCAAGAACTTGATCAATTGCACAACATAATATAAACTAGATTT includes these proteins:
- the RET2 gene encoding coatomer subunit delta (CAGL0A04741g~Ortholog(s) have role in ER to Golgi vesicle-mediated transport, Golgi inheritance, Golgi localization, retrograde vesicle-mediated transport, Golgi to ER and COPI vesicle coat localization) → MVVLAASITTRNGKPLLSRQFRELTKERTMELLSNFQGLVSNISSDHTFLEDEHVRYVYRPFDNYYIILITNRQSNIIQDLSTLNLFSSTVNSYLASYDELEIFDNSFEILSSFDEIVTMGYKENLSISQVETYLAMESHEERIQEIIERNKEIEATEERKRRAKEIARKEQERKLGIYGGEFETANLVANSQNRFMASNDPNVANALNSYYSHASPAAQQSYSKQQHPQSFQNLDNDVASTTRGMKGMKLGGGAQPAMSRKISTPSRPSRGQTAEPEEDKPQNNGILITIKETINAEITRDGVISSSELKGVMELRINDPELAQAKIKLADSMDVKDHSYQFKTHPNIDKNVFTSSKTIGLRDSSKSFPSNDNSLGVLRWRKVGLPDDKALIPLDVSTWVSPSSDNDGLFEVTIEYESRKDLENILFKVPVYTENVKINEDSDDSNAEIIAIDDEEGITIKVDSCPNGSSGVVSLLVEAEFEDALFPLSIGFTGKAQGSASMVGVDISAVVGSETAEELPFDKITVIKPEQYVVV
- the RTG2 gene encoding Rtg2p (CAGL0A04785g~Protein of unknown function), whose translation is MSVLSDSDTEAEVVSRNLCGVVDIGSNGIRFSISSKAQHHARIMPCVFKDRLGISLYEIQYESDTGKQIPIPDDIIDEIVSAMKRFKLICEDFGVPQSGVRVIATEATRLALNCDQFIDAIESSTGWDVELLSREEEEKIDVYGVVSSFYFVNGLYLDLGGGTVNLSWLQTVDGEIKRSSTSVALPYGASALTRRSNTEDRRALFLEIKEAFRKAVDEIQIPNDMIQEAKRTGGFTLMARGGGLRGMGHLLISQNPDYPVQTIINGYSCSYDEFDALTDYLFLKKRLPSNNKIFKVSEKRRSQLPAVALLMSAVFDVLPRITTIYFSEGGVREGTLYSILPREIRAQDPLLISTRPYAPLLADKYLQLLQTALPEHQIPEIVYQRVAPALCNLAFIHASYPKELQPTAALHVATRGIIAGCHGLSHRIRALIGIALCNRWGGNIPEPEEKYMKALEDVVLNDHNKIEARRAVWWTKYVGTIMYVICGVHPGGNIRDNVFNFAVLKKRPQQGQTTEQSSSHLKRSNSRTIDETLENQMESLSIQSGGNANREFEVVVRISKDDLKTSASVRSRIITLQKKIRKLSRGSPEKVRISVQFSDN